A genomic stretch from Kribbella amoyensis includes:
- a CDS encoding MGH1-like glycoside hydrolase domain-containing protein — MSDRPELMPPSGACGEDLRAVYAAALHNLLDVNVVPDTEPGTAYVRAGGGYSDPWTRDAAINSWHAVSLLAPDVARHTLLKVCEGDVVAQDNQWWDQIIWVIGARHHHLVTGDAAFAAEAYRIGRASLEILRRDRFDAGTGLYRGPALMQDGIAGLPEPPYQPGNASSFVLDHPGAADLRCLSTNAIYTEALRCLGQLAAEVGEDPVPYHQQRVELVAAIERNLWSEQAGRYGYFLGADGLDPHQETAGLALVLEFGLAGSERTAELIAGIRHEPFGVVNVWPHFDRFDAEHPGRHNAICWPMVMGLWGYAAAAARRADEFGRTLDDLVRLFRSSGDELFELYNATTGAVDGGWQVGRQWESLPDQTWSATALLRLVHEGLFGIRFTPAGLAFQPTLPPRYRGEWSLRSLKYRGAVLDLTLRGEGTEIVSLQLDGVHVSPTETAVPATLTGRHHVEIQVG; from the coding sequence ATGAGCGATCGCCCTGAGCTGATGCCCCCGTCCGGCGCGTGCGGCGAGGACCTGCGGGCGGTCTACGCCGCGGCCCTGCACAACCTGCTCGACGTCAACGTGGTCCCCGACACCGAGCCCGGTACGGCGTACGTGCGCGCGGGCGGCGGGTACTCGGACCCCTGGACCCGGGATGCCGCGATCAACTCGTGGCACGCGGTCAGCCTGCTCGCGCCCGACGTCGCCCGGCACACCCTGCTGAAGGTGTGTGAGGGCGACGTGGTCGCACAGGACAACCAGTGGTGGGACCAGATCATCTGGGTGATCGGCGCCCGGCACCACCACCTGGTCACCGGGGACGCCGCGTTCGCCGCGGAGGCGTACCGGATCGGCCGGGCCTCGCTGGAGATCCTGCGGCGCGACCGCTTCGACGCGGGCACCGGGCTGTACCGGGGTCCGGCGCTGATGCAGGACGGGATCGCCGGGCTGCCGGAGCCGCCGTACCAGCCGGGCAACGCCTCGTCGTTCGTGCTCGACCACCCCGGCGCCGCGGACCTGCGCTGCCTGTCCACCAACGCGATCTACACCGAGGCGCTCCGTTGCCTCGGGCAACTTGCGGCCGAGGTCGGCGAGGACCCGGTGCCGTACCACCAGCAGCGGGTCGAGCTGGTCGCCGCGATCGAGCGGAACCTGTGGTCCGAGCAGGCCGGCCGGTACGGGTACTTCCTCGGCGCGGACGGGCTCGACCCGCACCAGGAGACGGCCGGACTGGCCCTGGTCCTCGAGTTCGGCCTGGCCGGATCGGAACGGACCGCCGAGCTGATCGCCGGGATCCGGCACGAGCCGTTCGGCGTGGTGAACGTGTGGCCGCACTTCGACCGCTTCGACGCCGAGCACCCGGGCCGGCACAACGCCATCTGCTGGCCGATGGTGATGGGCCTGTGGGGGTACGCCGCGGCCGCCGCGCGCCGGGCGGACGAGTTCGGCCGGACCCTCGACGACCTGGTCCGGTTGTTCCGGTCGAGTGGGGACGAGTTGTTCGAGCTCTACAACGCGACCACCGGTGCGGTGGACGGCGGCTGGCAGGTCGGCCGCCAGTGGGAGTCGCTGCCCGACCAGACCTGGTCCGCGACGGCCCTGCTCCGGCTGGTCCACGAGGGCCTGTTCGGCATCCGCTTCACCCCGGCCGGTCTCGCCTTCCAGCCGACGCTGCCCCCACGGTACCGGGGTGAGTGGTCGCTGCGCTCACTCAAGTACCGCGGTGCCGTCCTCGACCTCACCTTGCGGGGCGAGGGCACCGAGATCGTGTCGCTCCAGCTCGACGGCGTCCACGTCTCCCCCACCGAAACCGCCGTACCGGCAACGCTCACCGGCCGGCACCACGTCGAGATCCAGGTCGGCTGA
- a CDS encoding glycoside hydrolase family 43 protein: protein MPASSIRPTSRRTRLGAVLAGLLLAVSLGAAVPSPVAAKPAEPQPVLDPAADPGLLHAEGRYWAYMTGGLTKVASAPTPQGPWTTGPDALTRWPDWASGQGAVWAPDVLHTADGYVLYYAAIAKAFGGQRCIGTAVSDQPGGPYVPSDRPLICPVRQGEDPVADRPDQTSGVIDPSPFVDSDGRTYLLYKTQKTPGTLRMVEVTADGLHVAQGAVSRELWRQADSIENPVMVKRGDWYVLLASANWYDQCRYATVWRRSTDKWSFADKAEHTLLNKANTGLCGPGGADVVTGPDEPSRIFLHGWVCPPDGRPCPYDGLVTDPAKRRVMYTAVLTWGDDGATPSVPAFLSPLKPPTAS from the coding sequence GTGCCAGCTTCGTCGATCCGTCCCACCTCACGCCGTACCCGGCTCGGTGCTGTTCTGGCCGGCCTGCTCCTCGCGGTCAGTCTCGGCGCCGCGGTCCCGTCCCCGGTCGCCGCGAAACCAGCAGAACCTCAGCCCGTCCTCGATCCGGCGGCCGACCCCGGTCTACTGCACGCCGAGGGACGGTACTGGGCGTACATGACCGGTGGCCTGACCAAGGTCGCCTCGGCGCCCACACCGCAGGGACCGTGGACGACTGGTCCCGACGCACTGACCCGTTGGCCGGACTGGGCCTCCGGACAGGGAGCCGTGTGGGCGCCGGACGTCCTGCACACCGCAGACGGGTACGTGCTCTACTACGCCGCGATCGCCAAGGCCTTCGGCGGGCAGCGCTGCATCGGCACCGCGGTCTCCGACCAGCCGGGCGGTCCGTACGTACCGTCGGACCGCCCGCTGATCTGCCCGGTGCGCCAGGGGGAGGACCCGGTGGCGGACCGGCCGGACCAGACCTCCGGTGTGATCGACCCGTCCCCGTTCGTCGACAGCGACGGCCGGACCTACCTGCTGTACAAGACCCAGAAGACGCCGGGCACGTTGCGCATGGTCGAGGTCACCGCCGACGGCCTGCATGTCGCGCAGGGCGCGGTGAGCCGTGAGCTCTGGCGGCAGGCGGACAGCATCGAGAACCCGGTGATGGTCAAGCGCGGCGACTGGTACGTCCTGCTCGCCTCGGCCAACTGGTACGACCAGTGCCGCTACGCGACCGTCTGGCGGCGGTCCACCGACAAGTGGTCGTTCGCGGACAAGGCCGAGCACACCCTGCTGAACAAGGCGAACACGGGACTCTGCGGACCCGGCGGCGCGGACGTGGTGACCGGACCCGACGAGCCGAGCCGGATCTTCCTGCACGGCTGGGTCTGCCCGCCGGACGGCCGCCCGTGCCCGTACGACGGGCTCGTCACCGACCCGGCGAAGCGGCGCGTCATGTACACCGCGGTGCTGACCTGGGGCGACGACGGCGCGACCCCGTCGGTACCGGCCTTCCTCTCACCGCTGAAGCCGCCTACCGCGAGCTGA
- a CDS encoding glycoside hydrolase family 2 protein, with protein sequence MANPDLTHPRPQLVRDGWTDLCGEWRFAFDDDDRGLRERWWTSAEAFDRAITVPYPPESKASGVHETGYHPVLWYRRTFEAAAVEGRRTLLHFGAVDYRAKVWVNGVPVGDHEGGQTPFALDVTDALDPAQPEQVLVVRAEDQPLDVSQPRGKQDWLPEPHAIWYHRTSGIWQPVWTETVAELHVSEVRWTPEIGDARVRMALQLSGVPAGPVTVRVVLRLGEEVLSHQTVQVRDNASEHDIAVPALRNGQYRQRLLWSPESPTLIDAEVTLLDDGTMVDEVSSYLGLRSAEVADGRFLLNGRPYFLRLVLGQGYWPQSHLTAPDDAALKREAELIKELGFNGVRVHQKVEDPRFLSWCDRLGVLVWGEMANAYEYSVPAVERLTREWLDVVRRDVSHPCVVTWVPLNESWGVPDIAERADQQHFATALYHLTKAIDPSRPVISNDGWEHTESDIWGVHDYSPTEAGLRERYGDADAVHRTLHERWPGRHRVLLGDPVNAGQPVVLTEFGGLSYTPSAGEKWFGYGTVESADELRDRLGELIGALLDSPEVAGFCYTQLTDTEQERNGLLTENREPKLPLDVVHEILTRPARAVPTEMVDAQRSRARARIR encoded by the coding sequence ATGGCGAATCCCGACCTGACCCATCCCCGGCCCCAGCTGGTCCGGGACGGCTGGACCGACCTGTGCGGCGAGTGGCGCTTCGCGTTCGACGACGACGACCGTGGACTCCGGGAGCGGTGGTGGACGTCGGCCGAGGCGTTCGACCGGGCGATCACGGTCCCGTATCCGCCCGAGTCGAAGGCGTCCGGCGTGCACGAGACCGGGTACCACCCGGTGCTCTGGTACCGGCGTACCTTCGAGGCCGCGGCGGTCGAAGGGCGGCGGACCCTGCTGCACTTCGGCGCGGTCGACTACCGCGCGAAGGTGTGGGTGAACGGCGTCCCGGTCGGCGACCACGAGGGCGGCCAGACCCCGTTCGCCCTGGACGTGACCGACGCGCTGGACCCGGCACAGCCCGAGCAGGTGCTCGTGGTCCGGGCCGAGGACCAGCCGCTGGACGTCAGCCAGCCCCGCGGCAAGCAGGACTGGCTGCCCGAGCCGCACGCGATCTGGTACCACCGCACCTCCGGGATCTGGCAGCCCGTGTGGACGGAAACGGTCGCCGAACTGCACGTGTCGGAGGTGCGGTGGACTCCGGAGATCGGCGACGCCCGAGTGCGGATGGCGCTGCAGCTCAGCGGAGTCCCGGCCGGTCCGGTGACTGTGCGGGTGGTGCTGCGCCTCGGTGAGGAGGTGCTGTCCCACCAGACCGTCCAGGTCCGCGACAATGCAAGCGAGCACGACATCGCGGTGCCCGCGTTGCGCAACGGCCAGTACCGACAGCGGTTGCTCTGGTCCCCGGAGTCGCCGACCCTGATCGACGCCGAGGTCACGCTGCTCGACGACGGCACCATGGTGGACGAGGTGAGCAGCTACCTCGGCCTGCGCAGCGCCGAAGTGGCCGACGGCCGGTTCCTGCTGAACGGCCGCCCGTACTTCCTCCGCCTCGTTCTCGGTCAGGGGTACTGGCCGCAGTCCCACCTGACCGCACCCGACGACGCCGCGTTGAAGCGGGAGGCCGAGCTGATCAAGGAGCTCGGGTTCAACGGCGTCCGGGTGCACCAGAAGGTCGAGGATCCGCGGTTCCTCTCCTGGTGCGACCGGCTCGGCGTACTGGTGTGGGGCGAGATGGCCAACGCGTACGAGTACTCCGTCCCGGCCGTGGAGCGGCTGACCCGCGAGTGGCTCGACGTGGTCCGTCGCGACGTGAGCCACCCTTGCGTCGTCACCTGGGTGCCGCTGAACGAGAGCTGGGGCGTCCCGGACATCGCGGAGCGCGCGGACCAGCAGCACTTCGCGACCGCGCTGTACCACCTCACCAAGGCGATCGACCCGTCCCGCCCGGTGATCTCGAACGACGGCTGGGAGCACACCGAGAGCGACATCTGGGGCGTTCACGACTACTCCCCGACAGAAGCCGGTCTGCGCGAGCGGTACGGCGATGCCGACGCGGTGCACCGCACTCTGCACGAGCGCTGGCCGGGTCGTCACCGGGTCCTGCTCGGTGATCCGGTGAACGCGGGACAGCCGGTGGTCCTGACAGAGTTCGGTGGGCTGAGCTACACGCCGTCCGCGGGGGAGAAGTGGTTCGGGTACGGCACGGTCGAGTCGGCCGACGAGCTCCGGGACCGACTCGGCGAGCTCATCGGCGCCTTGCTCGACAGCCCCGAGGTGGCCGGCTTCTGCTACACCCAGCTCACCGACACCGAGCAGGAGCGCAACGGCCTGCTCACCGAGAACCGCGAGCCCAAGCTCCCGCTCGACGTCGTCCACGAGATCCTCACCCGACCGGCCCGCGCCGTCCCGACCGAAATGGTCGACGCGCAACGCTCCCGCGCCAGGGCCCGCATCCGCTAG
- a CDS encoding sulfatase gives MTSPENQPGPAERPNVLLICTDQQRFDTIRAYGNDQVLTPNLDRLARDGVLFENCYVQNPVCAPSRATLMTSRYPHAHGLWANGVHLPDDERFFTKALADAGYDCGLVGKLHLSACKDGRLEPRHDDGFRVFRWAHDPYRGSSENQYHRWLQVAHPDLYAKALEEGGGGFDNLPTEAHYSRWIGNETIDYLRSSRDTSKPFCFIANFFDPHHGFGAPKEYLDRYDPDKLSRPVTRDGELDTKPPILTEASKESYGGHARGYTTYSEDELQETKAAYYAMVSLVDDEVGRILDALEDEGLADNTIVVFTSDHGEMLGDHQLMLKGPMMYDCAVRVPLIVRWPGQLPAGERRSELVQWIDLGPTLLEATGELPLPRGQGMSMLPLARGDEDAPTRGWALCEYRNSGHPYDPAVHTTMLRTGQWKLIAYHGAPATDRDRTGELYDLESDPDELTNLWDHPDHLGDRLRLQEHLLDVLVATEDRSQPRLAHY, from the coding sequence ATGACCTCACCCGAGAACCAGCCCGGTCCCGCCGAACGGCCGAACGTCCTGCTGATCTGTACCGATCAGCAGCGGTTCGACACGATTCGTGCCTACGGCAACGACCAGGTGCTGACCCCGAACCTCGACCGGCTCGCCCGCGACGGCGTGCTGTTCGAGAACTGCTATGTCCAGAACCCGGTCTGCGCGCCGTCGCGGGCCACCCTGATGACGTCGCGCTACCCGCACGCGCACGGCCTGTGGGCGAACGGCGTCCACCTGCCCGACGACGAGCGGTTCTTCACCAAGGCGCTCGCCGATGCCGGGTACGACTGCGGCCTGGTCGGCAAACTGCACCTGTCCGCCTGCAAGGACGGCCGGCTGGAACCGCGGCACGACGACGGGTTCCGGGTCTTCCGCTGGGCCCACGACCCGTACCGGGGCTCGTCGGAGAACCAGTACCACCGCTGGCTCCAGGTCGCGCACCCGGATCTGTACGCCAAGGCGCTCGAGGAAGGCGGCGGCGGCTTCGACAACCTGCCGACCGAGGCGCACTACAGCCGGTGGATCGGCAACGAGACCATCGACTACCTGCGGTCGTCCCGGGACACGTCGAAGCCGTTCTGCTTCATCGCCAACTTCTTCGACCCGCACCACGGCTTCGGAGCGCCCAAGGAGTACCTCGACCGGTACGACCCCGACAAGCTGAGCCGGCCGGTCACCCGGGACGGCGAGCTGGACACCAAGCCGCCGATCCTGACCGAGGCGTCGAAGGAGTCGTACGGCGGTCACGCCCGCGGGTACACGACGTACAGCGAGGACGAGCTGCAGGAGACCAAGGCGGCGTACTACGCGATGGTCAGCCTGGTCGACGACGAGGTCGGGCGGATCCTGGACGCGCTGGAGGACGAAGGGCTGGCCGACAACACGATCGTGGTGTTCACCAGCGACCACGGCGAGATGCTCGGCGACCACCAGCTGATGCTGAAGGGCCCGATGATGTACGACTGCGCCGTCCGGGTGCCGTTGATCGTCCGCTGGCCCGGACAGCTCCCGGCCGGCGAGCGCAGGTCCGAGCTGGTGCAGTGGATCGACCTGGGCCCGACGTTGCTGGAGGCAACCGGCGAACTGCCGCTCCCGCGCGGGCAGGGGATGAGCATGCTCCCGTTGGCCCGCGGCGACGAGGACGCTCCGACCCGCGGCTGGGCGTTGTGCGAGTACCGCAACAGCGGGCATCCGTACGACCCGGCCGTGCACACCACGATGCTGCGGACCGGGCAGTGGAAGCTCATCGCGTATCACGGCGCGCCGGCGACCGATCGCGACCGCACCGGCGAGCTGTACGACCTGGAGTCGGACCCCGACGAGCTGACGAATCTGTGGGACCACCCGGACCATCTCGGTGACCGGCTCCGGTTGCAGGAGCACCTGCTCGACGTCCTCGTCGCCACCGAAGACCGCAGCCAGCCACGACTGGCCCACTACTGA
- a CDS encoding carbohydrate ABC transporter permease, whose amino-acid sequence MSTADEVLPARRRTGNRRRPGNNKWSGARLVRRLPWWFAAAVIAIGGLLWIYPFLWMVGASLKNPLEVFTAGLSLLPEKAEWGNYSRAWSDAGFGKYLINTVIVTVTTVVLVVLRCAMAGYVLARQSFFGKKVVMVILIATLFVPTGYTIIPVVEISQQLGLLNSLSGMVLALAGGAHVASILLYLGYFRQLPRELEESAVIDGAGFFSIFARIMLPLANPVTATVTLLTFLGTWNAFFLPLVFSFSRPDLRTLSVGMLAFVGENSTDWSGMAAAASISLLPVVALFVLLQRYFVEGIAGAVKS is encoded by the coding sequence ATGAGTACCGCCGACGAGGTCCTGCCGGCGCGACGCCGGACCGGGAACAGACGCCGTCCCGGGAACAACAAGTGGAGCGGGGCGCGGTTGGTCCGCCGGTTGCCGTGGTGGTTCGCGGCCGCCGTGATCGCGATCGGTGGCCTGCTGTGGATCTACCCGTTCCTGTGGATGGTCGGCGCGTCGCTGAAGAATCCGCTCGAGGTCTTCACCGCCGGGCTGTCCCTGCTGCCGGAGAAGGCCGAGTGGGGCAACTACAGCCGGGCGTGGAGCGACGCAGGCTTCGGCAAGTACCTGATCAACACGGTGATCGTCACCGTGACGACCGTGGTCCTGGTCGTGCTGCGGTGCGCGATGGCGGGGTACGTGCTGGCCCGGCAGAGCTTCTTCGGCAAGAAGGTGGTGATGGTGATCCTGATCGCCACCTTGTTCGTGCCGACCGGGTACACGATCATCCCGGTGGTCGAGATCTCCCAGCAGCTCGGCCTGCTCAACTCACTCAGCGGGATGGTGCTCGCGCTGGCCGGTGGCGCGCACGTCGCGTCGATCCTGCTGTACCTGGGCTACTTCCGGCAGTTGCCGCGGGAGCTGGAGGAGTCGGCGGTGATCGACGGGGCGGGGTTCTTCAGCATCTTCGCCCGGATCATGCTGCCGCTGGCGAACCCGGTCACCGCGACGGTCACCCTGCTGACCTTCCTGGGCACCTGGAACGCGTTCTTCCTCCCGCTGGTGTTCAGCTTCTCCCGGCCGGACCTGCGCACGCTGAGCGTGGGCATGCTGGCCTTCGTGGGCGAGAACTCCACCGACTGGTCCGGGATGGCGGCGGCCGCCTCCATCTCGCTGCTGCCGGTGGTCGCCCTGTTCGTCCTACTCCAACGCTACTTCGTCGAAGGAATCGCAGGAGCCGTCAAGTCATGA
- a CDS encoding carbohydrate ABC transporter permease, with translation MAVTVVPDAPPERGTRRSPKAGRDRRLGRNQLWVWLFLTPTVVLYGVYTVYPILASYWYSFVEWNGFDADKTWVGLANYRAVLADPLFWNSFKITVLFMVAVVPLKVLLTLLLALVLNSPKLPMRTLFRTAFFLPVVTTTAIVGVVMQFVFDPASGPVNTLLRELGLVADGINFLGDPKTALWTVVSVYIWKWFGVTLIYWLAALQTVPDEVYEAAAIDGAGPWKLLRHVTLPLLKPFAVIITLLTLESTLKVFDLMLTMTNGGPFYATEVVEIYIYRWAFAASVPQLGFASAAAVVFGLFVGLVGLLQLAGIRAARKTRSAR, from the coding sequence GTGGCTGTCACAGTCGTCCCCGACGCGCCGCCCGAGCGCGGTACCCGTCGGTCCCCGAAGGCCGGCCGGGATCGCCGGCTCGGCCGCAACCAGCTGTGGGTGTGGTTGTTCCTCACCCCGACCGTGGTGCTGTACGGCGTCTACACGGTCTATCCGATCCTGGCCAGCTACTGGTACTCGTTCGTCGAGTGGAACGGCTTCGACGCGGACAAGACCTGGGTCGGGCTGGCGAACTACCGCGCGGTGCTGGCGGATCCGCTGTTCTGGAACTCGTTCAAGATCACCGTGCTGTTCATGGTCGCCGTGGTGCCGCTGAAGGTGCTGCTGACGTTGCTGCTGGCGCTGGTGCTGAACTCGCCGAAGCTGCCGATGCGGACGCTGTTCCGGACCGCGTTCTTCCTGCCGGTGGTGACCACGACCGCGATCGTCGGCGTGGTCATGCAGTTCGTCTTCGACCCGGCGTCCGGACCGGTGAACACACTGCTCCGCGAACTCGGTCTCGTGGCTGACGGCATCAACTTCCTCGGTGACCCGAAGACCGCGCTGTGGACGGTGGTCTCGGTGTACATCTGGAAGTGGTTCGGCGTCACGCTGATCTACTGGCTGGCCGCGTTGCAGACCGTGCCGGACGAGGTGTACGAGGCGGCCGCGATCGACGGGGCCGGACCGTGGAAGCTGCTGCGGCACGTGACGTTGCCGTTGCTGAAGCCGTTCGCGGTGATCATCACCCTGCTCACGCTGGAGAGCACGTTGAAGGTGTTCGACCTGATGCTGACGATGACCAACGGCGGGCCGTTCTACGCGACCGAGGTGGTCGAGATCTATATCTACCGGTGGGCCTTCGCGGCCAGCGTGCCGCAGCTCGGGTTCGCGTCCGCGGCCGCGGTGGTGTTCGGCCTGTTCGTCGGACTGGTCGGTCTGTTGCAGCTGGCCGGGATCCGAGCCGCCCGGAAGACGAGGAGTGCCCGATGA
- a CDS encoding ABC transporter substrate-binding protein has product MISRRGFLGASAGAVLGALATSACSTAPGGDGGGGQAAGGKGLRCWDHFQPRADLHKKLFADFQKAHGVAVEYTVYNPNQQGQALQLAFGSKQLPDVFTTAGVQLPQARLRKEGWLAPIELDKEALSAMPQDVFLNGFTHFDDKLYSLPLVSFRQYATLTWYNVELAEKAGLDPKRDLASWDGFRASARKIEAAGGKGISGWVAPLQFAERMGEHVTDLSMAAGGVGSMDPRTGEYAHARDEYVNAIEFLVSLKKDDLLFPASSSLDARTARARWSTGVAGLFFDGPWNVGVVNDQFKPFLDKVGVVPIPVAEAGRPAYLYSAPKAGDYCVAATSQQQDKAAELVKLFASEEVMKAEAEQMDGMPVNIDLVDQANVHPTYKEAAAIFRNQVRLRPAAEVRNPGVSEVVAEMKQIQPPLGQIVQGALSGQVKDVRKALAEYDSKLTAERDRAVKAVAAKGGKVAVSDWAFANWTPGQDYDRDKYKSA; this is encoded by the coding sequence ATGATCAGCAGGCGAGGTTTCCTGGGCGCATCGGCCGGTGCGGTGCTCGGCGCGCTCGCCACGAGTGCCTGCAGCACCGCTCCCGGTGGGGACGGCGGTGGCGGCCAGGCGGCCGGCGGCAAGGGGCTGCGCTGCTGGGACCACTTCCAGCCGCGGGCGGACCTGCACAAGAAGCTGTTCGCGGACTTCCAGAAGGCGCACGGGGTCGCGGTCGAGTACACCGTCTACAACCCGAACCAGCAAGGCCAGGCGCTGCAGCTCGCCTTCGGCAGCAAGCAGTTGCCGGACGTCTTCACCACGGCCGGTGTGCAGCTCCCGCAGGCACGGCTGCGCAAGGAGGGCTGGCTGGCCCCGATCGAGCTCGACAAGGAAGCCCTGTCGGCGATGCCGCAGGACGTCTTCCTGAACGGCTTCACCCACTTCGACGACAAGCTGTACTCGCTTCCGCTGGTCAGCTTCCGGCAGTACGCGACGCTGACTTGGTACAACGTGGAACTCGCCGAGAAGGCCGGCCTGGACCCGAAGCGCGACCTGGCCAGCTGGGACGGATTCCGCGCGTCCGCCCGCAAGATCGAGGCGGCCGGCGGCAAGGGGATCTCCGGCTGGGTCGCGCCGCTGCAGTTCGCCGAGCGGATGGGCGAGCACGTCACCGACCTGTCGATGGCGGCCGGCGGGGTCGGGTCGATGGACCCGAGGACCGGGGAGTACGCGCACGCCCGGGACGAGTACGTGAACGCGATCGAGTTCCTGGTCTCGCTGAAGAAGGACGACCTGCTCTTCCCGGCGTCCTCGTCGCTGGACGCGCGGACCGCCCGGGCCCGCTGGTCGACCGGCGTGGCGGGTCTGTTCTTCGACGGTCCGTGGAACGTCGGCGTGGTCAACGACCAGTTCAAGCCGTTCCTGGACAAGGTCGGCGTGGTCCCGATCCCGGTCGCCGAGGCCGGCCGGCCCGCGTACCTGTACTCCGCGCCCAAGGCCGGGGACTACTGCGTCGCGGCGACCTCGCAGCAACAGGACAAGGCGGCGGAACTGGTGAAGCTGTTCGCCTCCGAAGAGGTCATGAAGGCCGAGGCCGAGCAGATGGACGGGATGCCGGTGAACATCGACCTGGTCGACCAGGCGAACGTTCACCCCACCTACAAGGAGGCGGCCGCGATCTTCCGCAACCAGGTGCGGCTGCGGCCCGCCGCGGAGGTGCGGAACCCGGGCGTGAGCGAGGTGGTCGCGGAGATGAAGCAGATCCAGCCGCCGCTCGGCCAGATCGTCCAAGGCGCGTTGAGCGGCCAGGTGAAGGACGTCCGGAAGGCGCTCGCGGAGTACGACAGCAAGCTGACCGCCGAGCGGGACCGGGCGGTGAAGGCGGTCGCCGCGAAGGGCGGGAAGGTCGCCGTGTCCGACTGGGCCTTCGCGAACTGGACGCCGGGGCAGGACTACGACCGCGACAAGTACAAGTCTGCGTGA
- a CDS encoding LacI family DNA-binding transcriptional regulator — protein sequence MAASLKDVAERAGVSIKTVSNVVNGTGRVGADTRARVEDVIVELGYRPNVSARSLRHSRSGVIALAVPEIGNPYFAELAELVVKAAEAYGWTVLVDQTESDPDRERLVLQGIRSHLIDGLLFVPRRLTAEDFAARTDTTPMVLLGERLTKIADRVAIDSYAAARAATEHLIDLGRTRIASIGAAESADAVTRGRFEGYRDALLAAGLRPSSRLVIPRKRWRHEDGAEAATRLLSLSKRPDAVFCSNDLLAHGALRAFHDHGVDVPAEIAVVGIDDIAESRFSRPSLSSIAPDKRHIAETAVRLLADRLKADDTPGPREFVTGFHLEVRESTAGQHG from the coding sequence GTGGCCGCCAGCCTGAAGGACGTCGCCGAGCGCGCCGGGGTCTCGATCAAGACCGTGTCGAACGTGGTCAACGGCACCGGCCGGGTCGGCGCCGACACCCGGGCCCGGGTCGAGGACGTGATCGTCGAGCTCGGCTACCGGCCGAACGTGTCCGCGCGCAGCCTGCGGCACAGCCGGTCCGGGGTGATCGCGCTGGCCGTGCCGGAGATCGGCAACCCGTACTTCGCGGAGCTGGCCGAGCTGGTGGTGAAGGCGGCCGAGGCGTACGGCTGGACCGTGCTGGTGGACCAGACCGAGTCCGACCCGGACCGCGAACGGCTCGTCCTGCAAGGGATCCGGTCGCACCTGATCGACGGGCTGCTGTTCGTCCCGCGCCGGCTCACCGCCGAGGACTTCGCCGCCCGGACCGACACCACGCCGATGGTGCTGCTCGGTGAGCGGCTGACCAAGATCGCCGACCGGGTCGCGATCGACAGCTACGCGGCGGCCCGGGCGGCGACCGAGCACCTGATCGATCTCGGCCGGACCAGGATCGCCTCGATCGGTGCCGCCGAGAGCGCCGACGCGGTCACCCGCGGCCGCTTCGAGGGGTACCGCGACGCGCTGCTGGCGGCCGGGTTGCGGCCGTCCTCGCGACTGGTGATCCCGCGCAAACGCTGGCGGCACGAAGACGGCGCCGAAGCGGCCACCCGGCTGTTGTCGCTCAGCAAGCGGCCCGACGCGGTGTTCTGCTCGAACGACCTGCTGGCGCACGGAGCCCTGCGGGCGTTCCACGACCACGGGGTCGACGTCCCGGCGGAGATCGCGGTGGTCGGGATCGACGACATCGCGGAGAGCAGGTTCAGCCGGCCCAGCCTGTCGTCGATCGCACCGGACAAACGGCACATCGCCGAGACCGCGGTACGGCTGCTCGCCGACCGGCTGAAGGCCGACGACACCCCGGGACCACGGGAGTTCGTCACCGGCTTCCACCTCGAGGTACGCGAGAGTACGGCGGGTCAGCATGGCTGA